The Flavivirga eckloniae genomic interval GATTGCTTAAAAGTTGAGGCACAAAATAAAGTAGCTGTTTATAATCTGCTTTGCGTTTATAGTGTCCCCTATCAATCATAGACTGCAAATAACTACTTAACAACTTTTCTTGTTTTACTAAACCTGCCCTATGTGCACCTGCAATAGCAAATTCAAGATCTACAGCATCTGGATAAGTAGATGGCGAACAATCTCCAAAAGAAACTAAAGTACCATCGGGAAAGGTAAATCTAAATTGGGCGTATTGTGCTTTTAAGAAACGGGGGAATTCCTGCCAAGGGTTGTATCCATTAACATCTAATGCCATGGCTGCTCTACAAGCTGCTCTCATTGGATAGGCATGATACGCTGGCGGCTCTTTCCAAAGTCCTGTTTCTTCATCAACAGAATTTTCATGAAATAATTTCCATGGTACTTGACCAAGCCAAATATCTTCCCAGATACCTCCTGGCTGTCTTAGCTGTGGGTTTTCATTTAAAAATACCTCCATACATTCATCACGCTTTGCCTTATCATCTATTGCTAAAGCCATCCAAATAAGCTCGCTTGCTTTCATGGTATGGTTATTTGGAGACCAAGCATGTTGCGCCCATCCACCTTTAAACGTACCATCTTTTAAAAATTTATAAAAAGCACTATCCACTATAGAAGTAATGTCCTCGCCTTTTAGATACCCATCATCTTTTAATTTTTTTAAATAGTCCTTTTGATTTTTCACAATATAGTCATGCGCAAAATCATAACTCACTACCATGGTTTTGTAATTCGGATCATTTAAATCATGTCCGCCTAAAAAGCCATAGGGTCTATCGAGGTCATCACCAAGCTTTGGTGCATTTTGAAAATAAATCCCTAAAACCCATTGCATAAAAATATCTGCTGCAAGTTTTGCATATTTCTTTTCTCCTGTTAAATAATACAAAGTGCCAGCCTCTGCACCGATATCTGAAATTTTTCTATTCCAGTCATGTATTAAATTTCCTAATAAAATATTCTCTGTTAAATTTGGATTTGAGCGAGAAGTGACCGTGTACTTATCATCTTTCCAATATATCGGATAGTCTTTCAACTCCGGAAATTTTGGTTGACTGTGGTCAGACATATGTGAATGCCCACCATAAGCACTTGTTCTAACAGTAGGTACAGGCGATAACGCTTCACGAGTTTCTAGGTTGATATTATGATCGTATTTATTTTCGGAAGGCTCTAAAGTAAACCCACTATAATAAGGCCCCCAATGCATCAGCATACGACTTAAGATCCATTGAGGGTCCTTAAGGTGTTGATCCGCTAAAGGATCTATTTTGGCTTTTATATCATCAAAACTACGCTGCATCCATTCATGATCCTGAATATTTTTAAGAATTCTTTTTTTGTCTGATTTTTTTGCCAACACACGAGGATGCTCATTTTCTGGCTCTAAACTCGTTGATTCGCATGAATACAATATCCAGAGAGGCACGAAAAAAAGAAATAGTAGTTTTGAATATTTTAATTTTATCATTGCGATTAATTTATTTTAAAAACACCTGCTTTTGTTATAAAAATACTCGTAAATATGATTAGATAATAGTATAAATAAATTAGTTTTTTTAATACTAAATAACCTTACAGCAAATTTATTCACTAAGCCCTAGGATATATCGTTGTGTTTTATAAACCATTAAAGGTGTATTATTGTCAACAAATTATTGAAATAACACACCTTTAATACTAATAAAAACAAAGTATTACACTTAATTTAAACACGGAAATGATTGTTTCACTTTAACTTAAAATGAATTTAATTTTTAACAATTTTTTTCACGGCAACCTGTCCGTTACTAGTTGTAATTCTTGCCAAATACACGCCTGCTCTTAAATTGGAAATTGAAACGTTAGCCGCATCTTTACTAACATAATCTGCACTTAAAACTTGTGCTCCAATAATGTTGTACAAACTAAGGTTAAAATTAGCACTTTCTTTTAATGCTATTTTTAAATCATTTTTCGCTGGGTTTGGAGAAAAAGAAACTTCTTTATTAAAAACATCATTATTTGATAAGGTTGCAGATTCTGTAATCTTTAAATCATCCATATAATGATCTTGATGATTTGTTCCATTAGTTCCCATCATTGTTCCTATAACAATTGTATCAATTACTAATTGATCTATATCAAGGTTATCTTCAGTAAGAAGATCACCTCCATCAATTGTAAATGTTATTTTACCTGTTCCGGCATTTGTACCTCCGTTAGGATCAATAATAATTTGCATAGTATGCCATGCCTCGCGAGAAGGAGTTGCACCTGTATTTATGATATCTGGATGACCAGCAATCTTAATTTCTCTTTTTAATACATCGGAATTTACTCTTACTATAGAAATCTTGAAATTATCATTATCGCCATTTTTCCCCAGTATATCAAACCATTCTTGGCTGGTACTAGTATTAACTAATGCTGAAGAATAAAACCTATAAGTGAAAGTTGTAACATAATCAGCTGTAGTTGGAGTAGGTAAAACCAATGTTGATTTTTTCCAATTACCCGTAGAAGTAAAATGTAATACATTATTAGTTCCAGATGTAGGATCAGCAACTATTGTTGTAGTAACTTCTGGGTCTTGTGATGTCCAAGTTCCATGTGCAGCTGTTTCGTAATCATAATCCAAAATAGTTGTTTGTGCAAAACTGCTTGCAGTAACCAAAGTCAGTGCTAAAAAAGCACCTTTAACAAATTGTAATTTTTTTCTCATGATAATATAGTTTTATAAATTATATCACGAATTTCTATTTTTAGAACACGAACTATAGGGGGATATGTTTCTGAATAAAGGGTAAAACGACCTCATTCTCTAATAATATTATGAATTACATTATTCTATTAGAAACAAAATCAACAATTTACCTTCTACAAATACAAGATTTACAAATCCTACTAATTCTTATTAAAACATCTTAATTTTTCTTTTTCCCTTCATCAAAATTCTTTTGTTGAATCTCTACTTCCTTCAATCTGTAAGTATTAAGTTCTCTTTCAATTTTCTTTATTTTTTCAAGCAATACATCTTGTGAGTCTTTTTGCGAACTAATTCCTTTTGAATTCACGTTTTCAACTCCTAATTCACTATAAATAAATCGATCTGTACTAGAAATACTTTCTATCTCCAATTCACCACTAAGTGGAGTTTGAGCGCCTTCATCAACAACAGACGCTTTGATAATAACTTTACCAGGTTTTAATGTTGACCTCACTAAAATAGGAGCAGTACCCCATTCCAATTTTCTAGGATTTGCCAGTATAGAA includes:
- a CDS encoding T9SS type A sorting domain-containing protein, yielding MRKKLQFVKGAFLALTLVTASSFAQTTILDYDYETAAHGTWTSQDPEVTTTIVADPTSGTNNVLHFTSTGNWKKSTLVLPTPTTADYVTTFTYRFYSSALVNTSTSQEWFDILGKNGDNDNFKISIVRVNSDVLKREIKIAGHPDIINTGATPSREAWHTMQIIIDPNGGTNAGTGKITFTIDGGDLLTEDNLDIDQLVIDTIVIGTMMGTNGTNHQDHYMDDLKITESATLSNNDVFNKEVSFSPNPAKNDLKIALKESANFNLSLYNIIGAQVLSADYVSKDAANVSISNLRAGVYLARITTSNGQVAVKKIVKN
- a CDS encoding alginate lyase family protein, which gives rise to MIKLKYSKLLFLFFVPLWILYSCESTSLEPENEHPRVLAKKSDKKRILKNIQDHEWMQRSFDDIKAKIDPLADQHLKDPQWILSRMLMHWGPYYSGFTLEPSENKYDHNINLETREALSPVPTVRTSAYGGHSHMSDHSQPKFPELKDYPIYWKDDKYTVTSRSNPNLTENILLGNLIHDWNRKISDIGAEAGTLYYLTGEKKYAKLAADIFMQWVLGIYFQNAPKLGDDLDRPYGFLGGHDLNDPNYKTMVVSYDFAHDYIVKNQKDYLKKLKDDGYLKGEDITSIVDSAFYKFLKDGTFKGGWAQHAWSPNNHTMKASELIWMALAIDDKAKRDECMEVFLNENPQLRQPGGIWEDIWLGQVPWKLFHENSVDEETGLWKEPPAYHAYPMRAACRAAMALDVNGYNPWQEFPRFLKAQYAQFRFTFPDGTLVSFGDCSPSTYPDAVDLEFAIAGAHRAGLVKQEKLLSSYLQSMIDRGHYKRKADYKQLLYFVPQLLSNHKINDYMYRTDHVSFSGLYLQRLRSSDSENGLMLQVNAGNYVHSQSKGIDMEFFGPGRIISSHSGTRYPYGSKLMTEYYVRSAAANTVIPNLEELDKEHSNLTLNVMEPKIKEEGVSSLCSFTDVSFKFNETNQRRISGIIGQPDSGGFYIDIFHSDHPKRNDYLFHANGNELKVLSQENETLQGKSTNLFTEEGSGFQYYSDKLSYTSKNSMKFQFLSQDLKGKDVMLNAFYPETKGNVYVTATSPLNFKNKLHKNISEDTRKTVAIHRNKEAWSQPFIGVYEAYRPNKQNIKEVEQVWSSPKGDVIVSVKTLTGSYLVISSISDEKITYKDIEFEGGYAVISLTKNNEIDYIYLGNKTSIKTKGITVSSVGPLNLIVRDGNISYRSEKIPEISFSDKYILKK